The Corynebacterium marinum DSM 44953 genome contains the following window.
CACGGGTTCGGAATCCCTAGCCGAGCAGCGCGTCCACGAAGCCCTCCACCTCGAAAGGGGCGAGATCGTCCGCGCCCTCGCCCAGTCCCACGAGCTTGACCGGCACACCCAGCTCCTCCTGCACCTGGAAGACGATGCCGCCCTTGGCGGTGCCGTCCAGCTTGGTCAGAGCGATGCCGGTGATGTCCACGACCTCGCGGAACACCCGCGCCTGGGTCAGACCGTTCTGCCCGACGGTGGCGTCGAGAACCAGGATGACCTCATCCACCGCGGTCTTCTTCTCCACGACCCGCTTCACCTTGCCCAGCTGATCCATGAGGCCGGTGGCGGTGTGCAGACGGCCGGCGGTGTCGATGAGCACGACGTCCGCCTGCTCCTCCACGCCCCGCGCGACGGCGTCGAAAGCCACCGAGGCCGGATCCGCCCCCTCCGCTCCGCGCACGGTCGCGGCACCCACTCGACGACCCCAGGTCTCCAGCTGGTCGGCAGCCGCCGCACGGAACGTGTCGGCCGCGCCCAGCAGCACCTTGTGCCCCATGGAGACGAGCACGCGCGCCAGCTTGCCCGTCGTCGTGGTCTTGCCGGTGCCGTTGACACCGACGACCAGGATCACGGCGGGCTTGCCTTCGAAGGGCATCGCCCGGATGGAGCGGTCCATCTCCGGGTGGCAGGACTCGATGAGGGCCTCCCGCAGCAGTACGCGCGCCTCGTCCTCGCTGGCCACACCCCGTGCGGCGATCTTCTCCCGCAGCGAATCGACCACGTTCATCGTCACCTTGGTGCCGAGGTCGGCCATGAGGAGGGTGTCCTCGATCTCCTCCCAGGCGTCCTCATCCAGGTCGCCCGCCGAGAGAATTCCCAGCACGCCCTGGCCGATCGCGTTCTGGGAGCGCGAGAGTCGACCGCGCAGACGACCGATACGGCCGGCGGCCGGATCGATGTCGTCCGTCGGCGCCGGGGCGGGAGCCGGCGTGGTGTCCGGGACCGGCGTGGTCTCCAGCGCCTCGACGGCCGAGTCGACGGTGACCTGCGCGACCTCCGCAGCCTCTTCCGCCTCCTCGACGACCTCGACCTCTTCGACAGTCTCCGGCTCAACCGGGGTCACAGTCTCCGGGGTTTCAGGTTCATCGCTGTCACCGGAGGCCGCAGCTGCACCGGCAATGACCGCTCCCCCGGCACCGCCGGTGACCGCAGCGCCCGCACCCGCGAGCCGGTCCGTCTCGTGCACGGGGTCCTGCTCGTCCTCATGGTGGGACTCGTAGGTGACGTAAGCCTCTTCTCCCGCAGGCTCCCCGGTCACCACCTGCTGCGAAGTCTCCGGGTGGACAGCGTCATAGGTGATGTAGGCGCCCGGGTCCTTCTCCTCCACCGGGGAGTCAACGGGGGCTTCCGCCTTGGGCTCTTCTACCTTCGGGGCCTCTACCTTCGTGGGCTCTTCCACCTTCGGCGTCTGAACCTTCGGGGCTTCTACCTTCGGAGTCTCCGCCTTGGGCTCTTCCACCTTCGGCGTCTCTGCCTTCGGCGTCTCTGCCTTAAAGGTCTCCACCTTCGGAGTCTCCACCTTCGGTGCCTGAGCCTCCGGGGCCTCTACCTTCGGAGCCTCGGGCGGGGTCGACGCTGCCGCCGCTTCCGCACCGAGCACCTGGCCCGGCCGGAGGACCGGTTCCTTCTTCTCGGCAGGGGCCGCCGGAGCGAAGTTGAAACCACCCTTGGCCTGGTAATCGCCGGATTTCTCCTGCTGGGTCAGCTCCTTCTGTTCCTTCTTCTCGAAGCTGACGGTTTTCGCCTTCTTGCGCTGGTTTCCGACGACGACGACAACGATCAACGTCAGAACCAGAATGACGACGATTGCGAGAATGATCCACATGGTCATGTTCATATTGTCCATAGTGGCAGGAAACGCGCCGTTTCTCACTCTGAGTCGCCGTGAAAGTGCAGGAAAGATCAGGAAATGGCTCAGGCCCCCCGCTGCGTCGCCAGGACCATCGCCTCGGCGGAGACGAGATCGCCGCTCACGAGGTCGGGGACGATGTCGGCCATCCGGCTCCATCCGCGTGAGGCGGCCTCCAGGGTCTTCGACTTACCCATCAGCCCGTGCGCGTGCATTCTCGCGGCCAGGGCGAAGACCAGGGACACCACCGGCGCCAACGCCCAGGCGTTCGCCCGCTCGTCGGTGTTGACTCCGTCGAGCTTGTCGAAGCGGACGCGGGCGTTGGAGTACAGCGCCCGGTTGGCGCTGCGAAGACCACGCAGCAGACTGACGGCGGGCTTGATCAGGTCCTCGGAAGTGAGGAGATCGATGAGTTCCTCGCGACGGCGGAAGGTCTCGAAGACGGCGAGGAGCCGGGCATTATCGTCGGACAGTGCACCGGGGACGAGCTCGGCGCTGGAGAAGAAGTGCGCCAGCAGCGCCTCCTGCTGGGCTGCGTCCATCTTGGCGATGAGCACCGTCGACTGGTCGATGCAGGCCGAGTCCAGGGAGGAGTCGTGGCCGGTGTCGAGGGTGTTGAGGATTCCGCGGCCCGCGACGTCGGCGAGCCTGTTGCGCAGCTCCCGCTGTGCCACGCGGTCGGACTCTTCGGTGGCCGCGATCTCGGCGAGCAGTTCGAGGGCGCCGAGCCAGGCGGCCCGGTGGCCGGTGTCCCGGCCCGGCTCACCCGGACCGGAGGCGACGGTGGCCAGCCCGGAGGCGATGACCCGCCCCGGCTGGAGGCCCGCCGGGACGAGGGAGTCCGCGAGCGCTGCGATGGCGGCGCTCGGCGCGGACGCGAAGGTGGCGCTGACGGCCGACCGGCTGCGGGGGTCGTCGGTCTCGGCGAGCAGCTCCCACAGGATCGGCATGATCTCCGGGTCGGTGGGCGCCTCTTCCCGCTCCCCGGCCAGGAACGCCGACAACGACTCCAGTCCGTTGTTCTGGGCGGTGTAGTAACCGGGCTGCTCGGCAGTCAGCGCGCGCTCACCCGGGTACTGCGGGGCACGCAGGGTGGTGAAGGGGTCGACGGAATGGAGGATGACGGCGAGGGGGCCGGCGTCGATGAGAGACTCCGGCAACGGCGTCGACTTCTCGACCTCCGGCAGGGTCACCGCCGGTGCCCAGGGAGCGGTCAGCGGCCAGACCCAGGCGCCGAGGCTCCGCTGCGCCAGGTCCTCGAAGACCAGCGCGCCGTCCTGGACGGTCACACCCGCACAGTGCGGGGTGGACAGCTCGGCGAGGGTGACGGAGGTGCGCTCGTCGGCACGCGAGTCGACCCACTCGAGCTCGACGCGGCCGGAGGGCAGCGTCGCGGCGGAGGTGGCCAGCGCGCGGAAGGGCGCGGAATAGGTCAACGGGTCCGTCTGCTTCAACGGAACGGTGCGCACCGGGGTGCCGTGGTTGTTGAGGACGCGGACCTGCGGCCGGCCCATCTCGCCGCCGACGCGGACACGCAGCTCGCCGGCGGGGTCCAGATCGCGCGGCGTGCAGATCAGGCGGGTGGTGCGCCACATCGTGCCCTCGCGGACGGGCAGTTCGAAGGCCATGCGCGGCGGGACGAAACGCAGCGGCAGACGGTCCCCCTCGTCCGTCTCGACGGCGAAATCAGCCCCCGCGGAATGAGCGTCGACGGTGACGCGGCGCGGGTCGACCGCGAAGGGCTTGTCTCCGTGGTTGATGTAGAGCTGCGCGTCGCTGAGGCCGGAGACGGCGGGGATGCGCACGGAACGGTCGTTGTCGATGATCGTACGGGCGACCATGCCCTCGACGATGGTGTAGCGGTGGCGGAAGGACTCGCCGCGCGGGCCGCGCACGCGCACGAGATACTCGCCCACCCAGGGGGAGTCGTAGTCCTCGGGGTCGAAGATGGCGAACTGGCCGCCCCCAGCCTGGATCTCGAGCGGCTCCGGCGGGGCGATCTCGTCGCCGGCGGCGCCGGGGCGGGCGTAGGCGGAGATGGAAAGCTGCCAGGTTTCGTCGCGGCCCGAGGGGGTTGGCGGGAAGTCGGCGATGAGCTCACCCGGATAGACCGGCAGCCCCGACAGCGACCGCACGTCCTCCAGCGGCTCGGAGGGGTGCAGGAAAGTGACCCGCTGACGCGGGTCCACGCTGCGCAGGCGTGAGGTCTGGGAGTCCCGGGTCACCTGGAGGCTGGCGGCCTCGGTGAGGTCGAGGCGGCGGGCGATCCACGAGGTCCAGCCCTCCACCTCCAGTTCCTCGAGAACGGGGAGTTCCTGGCCGGCGGCGGTGTCGGTGATGGTCGCGTCGGCGGGGACGAGCACCCACACCTCGCGGTGGTGCAGGGTGGAGACCGCGGTGAGGTTCTGGCCGTTGGCGGCGAAGATGAGGACCGGGTCTGCGGTCTCGACGACCGGGGTCGTCCAGGTGATTCCGTTGGAGACGTCCTGGACGGTGGCCTCCCTGATCTGCCGCTCGACGGTGATGTCGAGCGCCTCCGACCAGGTCGGTTCACCCCACGGGCGGCCGGTGCGGAAGATCCGGGTGGTTCCCTCGACGTTGACCCGCCAGGAGACCTCGCCCAGTTCGTCGCGCACGCGCTGCTGGGGCAGGCGCAGGCAGACCTTGGCGCGGCGGGCGTCGAAAATCAGGCGCGGGCGCAGCTCGCGGGTGGCCACACCGACGGCGGAGGCGCGGTCCAGCATCCCCACGGGCCGTTCCCGAAGCTCGGCTATGACGGGCTCGGCGACCAGGGCCGGCAGGGAGTCCGGCAGCACGCGGTCGGGCCAGGAGGTGGGGTGCTCGAGCGCGAAGGCGCGCAGTTCGTTGATGCCGTCGAGGAGGGCGGCGAACCGGCCGGGGGCGAGCTCGGCGACGGCCGCGGTGATGTCGAGCGTCTCGTCCTCCATGTCGGGCCAGGCCCAGGAGCCGTCGAGAAGCAGCGCGGCGACGTCCCCGCCCCCGGTGCGGTCGAGGAGCTCCAGCAGCGTGCCCACCTCCGCCCAGGGCAGGCCGGCATGGACTGCCAGCAGATCGACCGCGGGCGCGTCGAGGACGGTCAGTCCCACCCGCCCGAGGAGAACCGGGACCTGCCCCTCGAGGAGCTCGGCCCACTCCGCCCGGGCCTCCAGGCCGAGGCCGACGAGGTGATCGGTGAAGAAGCGGGCGGGGTCGGTGTTCACAGAGGCGTGCGAGACCAGCGTGGCCGTGGCCAACGCCGGCGTGATCTCCAGCAGGTCGGGCAGTTCGGCGCCGGCGGAAATCTGCCGGGCCAGGAAGGTGCCGTAGAAACGGTCGATCGATTCAAGTTCATCGGCGGTGAGAGCGGTGTCGGTGAACCACTCCGCACCGGACAGGCGGCCGGCTATGTCGAGCTCGGTCTGGGAGGCCCAGAGCAGCAGAGAATCCTGGAGATCGGCGAATGGCGTGCTCATCTGGTGGTGGTGTCCCCTGTACAAGTGGTGGCTGGTGAAGGGATCATCCTACCCGGCGGGCTGCATGCGCTGGGAGATGACTCGGGTGACCCCGTCGCCACGCATGGTCACGCCGTAGAGGACGTTGGCCACATCCATCGTCGGCTTCTGGTGCGTGATGACGATGAGCTGCGAGTCCTTCCGGAGTTCCTGGAACAACGCGATGAGGCGGCGCAGGTTGACGTCGTCGAGGGCCGCCTCGACCTCGTCCATGACATAGAAGGGGCTGGGCCGCGCCTTGAAGATGGCCACGAGCATCGCCAGCGCCGTCAGGGACTTCTCGCCGCCCGAGAGCAGCGACAGCCGCTTGACCCGTTTCCCGGGCGGACGCGCCTCGACCTCGATGCCGGTCAGCAGCATGTCGTCGGGTTCGGTGAGCACCAGTCTGCCCTCGCCGCCCGGAAACAGGGTGGCGAACACCGCCGGGAACTGCTCCTCGACATCGAGCCAGGCGTCGGTGAACAGCTGGAGGATCCGGGCGTCGACCTCCTCGATGACACCGGTGAGGTCCTTGCGCGCCTGGACGACGTCGTCGAGCTGGGTGGACAGGAACTCGTAACGCTCCTCCAACGCCCGGAACTCCTCCAGTGCCAGCGGGTTGACCTTGCCCAGGGCGCGGAGGTCCTTCTCCGCCCGGGCTAGCCGCTGCTCCTCCGCCGCGCGGTCGAAATCCCCGCCGGGGGTGTACTCCGCCAGGAGGTCGGAGACGGCCAGGCCGAGCTGCTCGACGATCTTGGCCTCGGCCTCGTCGATACGCACCCGCGCCTGGGTTCGCGCTATGTCGCCGGCATGGGCGTTGTCGGTGAGCCGATTCAGCTGGACGCGGGTGGCGTTGACCCGGTCCTTCGCGCGCGCCAGGCGCGAGCCGACCTCGGCGCGGCGCCGGACCAGCCCGTCGCGCTCGAGTGCCGCCCGCTCCGTGGCGCCGGCCACGCGGGCCGCCACGTCCAGCGCCCCCTTCTCCACCGCCGCGGCCACCTCGGCCGAGTGCCGGCGCCTCCTCATCGCCTCATCGTGGCTGGCCTTCGCCCGGCGTTCGTGGGCAGCCTGGCGGCGCAGCGCCACACTCCGCCCGGAGGCCTGCTCCGCACGCTCCTCGGCGGTGCGCAACGCGAGGATCGCCTCCAGCTCCATCGCCTTGACCTGGGCGAGCGCGGTGGACGCCTCGTCGCGGGCGAGGGTGGAGGGTTCCTCGGTCGCCTGGTCGTCCTCGACGCGGGCGAGCCGGTCACGGGCCTCGTTGAGCTGCCCTCGGAGGCCGGCCAGGCGGGCGTCGGCGACGGTGGCCCGCTCCGCGGCGCGCTGGTGCTCACTCTTGTTCGCCTCGTACTGCCTGTTCAGCCGCGCGAGGTCGCGTTCCCAGGCGGCGAGGGACTGGTCGTGGTCGCGCAGGGCGGCCTTCTTCGCGGCGGCGTCGACACGCGCCTCGTCTGCGGCGATCCGGGCGCCCTCGAGGGTGCCGGAGAGTTCGTCGAGGACGACGCGGGCCTCAGCCAGCTCCGTCTCCGCCGCGGCGATCTGCGTGCCGACCTCCACCGGCGACACCACCCCGGAACCTGCCTGAACCCACCGCTCGCCGTAGAGCACGCCCTCCGGGGTGACCGCGCGCAGGCGGGGATCGGCCTCCACCGTGGCACGGGCGACGGCCGGATCGGCGGCCAGCACGACGTCGGCCAGCAGCCGGTTGAGCGGCACCCGGACGCGTTCGTCGGCGTCGATGTGGTCGAGCAGCCAGCCCGCCCCGGATGGCAGATCAGCGTTGAGCCGCCACGGCTCACCACCCTCGGATTCGTCGAAGACGACGGTGCGGGAGGCCCGGCAGAGCTTCTCGACGACCCCCTCGTCCACCGCCCCCACCAGCGCATCAGCGTGCGCCCCGAGCGCCGCCGACACCGCCCGGCCCTGCTCTGTGCGCAGGAGCCCCGCGAGGGTCGGCCAACCCAGATCCACGTCGGCGACCGGCACGTTCTGGCGCAGGGTGTCGATCCTCGACTGCAGCGAATACACCGCCCGCTCCCGTTCCCGCTGCCGGTCCCGCAACTGGTCGAGCCGCTTTTCCGCCGCGCCGGCTTCGCTGGCCGCCCGGACGTGGGCGTCGTCGAGCGGGCCGCGCTCCCCCGCCAGCGCCCGGATCTTCTCCGCAGCGGCCTCCGCGTCCCGCCGCGCCGAGGTCGTGCGTGCCAGAGTCTCGGCGAGGGTCTCCGTCTGCCTGGCGATCTCTTCCTCCGCGGCCGTGACCTGACCCGCCAGGGACTCCTCCGCGGCGATCAACCGCACCACCCCTTCCCGACGGTCCGCGAGGGCACGCACCTGCGCCATGTGCTCGGCCTCAGCTTCCCGGCGCGCCTCCTCCCGCTCGAAGACCTCGTCGCGGATCGACTCCAGGCGTTCCCGGGCGATCTCCACGGTCTCGTTGAGTCCGGCGTACTCGGCCTCCGCCTCCTCCGCACGCCGTTCCAGCGCATCCGGATCCTGCCCCGTGTAGGCCACGACGTGGGCGTTGGCGGCGCGCTCCGCCGCAATCCGGGAGGTCGCGGAGACCCGTTCCGCCAGAGTCGAGAGCGTGAACCACAGCTGCTGCGCCGCCTCCGCCTGCGGGGCGAGCTCCTCGACCTGGGACTCCAGGGCGAGCTGTTCAGCAGCCGCCTCCTCCAGTGCCCCGGTGACCTCGTCTACCTGTTCCGCCAACAGCCGGGCGCGCCGGTCTGCGTCGTCGAACTCCAGGCGGAGCCGGTGCACCCGGTCGCCGGCGAGGCGGAGCCGGGCGTCCCGGAGCGTCGCCTGGACGGTGGCGGCCCGCTGTGCCGCCTCCGCCTGCCTGGCCAGCGGTTTCAGCTGCCTGCCCAGTTCCTGTGTCAGGTCGTTCAGGCGGTCGAGGTTGGCCTGCATCCCGACGAGTTTGCGCTGGGCCTTTTCTTTCCGGCGCCGGTGCTTGAGCACACCCGCCGCCTCCTCGATGAAGGCGCGGCGCTCCTCCGGGCGTGCCTCCAGAATCTGCGCGAGCCGCCCCTGCCCGACGATGACGTGCATCTCCCGCCCGATGCCGGAGTCCGACAGCAGCTCCTGGATGTCCATGAGCCGGGCCTTCGCTCCGTTGATCTCGTATTCGCTGGCGCCGTCGCGGAACATCCGGCGGGTGATGGAGACCTCGCTGTAGTCGATGGGCAGGGCGCCGTCGGAGTTGTCGATCGTGAGGGTCACCTCGGCGCGGCCGAGCGGCTTGCGGTCGCCCGCGCCGGCGAAGATGACGTCCTGCATCTTCCCGCCGCGCAGGGTCTTGGCGCCCTGTTCGCCCATCACCCAGGCGAGAGCGTCCACGACGTTGGATTTTCCCGAACCGTTCGGGCCGACGACGGCGCAGATACCCGGTTCAAATTTGAGGGTCGTCGCAGAAGCGAAGGACTTGAATCCCTTGAGCGTCAGCGATTTCAGGTGCACGGAAAAAAGGGTAGCACCGGGGGAAACATGTTCCTGGTAGGGCTTGCGGGGGTCGAAGGAGTGTTCTAGAGTGGGGTTCGAACATACAAACGATGTGGGGGATGCATCTTGTCGACAATGATGTCGGTCGTGGAGAGGGAACTGGAGGAACTCCTCCGGCCCACCGCCTTCTATGCGGTGTGTTCGCCGGAGGATCCGGTCGCCATCCGCGGCGCC
Protein-coding sequences here:
- the ftsY gene encoding signal recognition particle-docking protein FtsY encodes the protein MNMTMWIILAIVVILVLTLIVVVVVGNQRKKAKTVSFEKKEQKELTQQEKSGDYQAKGGFNFAPAAPAEKKEPVLRPGQVLGAEAAAASTPPEAPKVEAPEAQAPKVETPKVETFKAETPKAETPKVEEPKAETPKVEAPKVQTPKVEEPTKVEAPKVEEPKAEAPVDSPVEEKDPGAYITYDAVHPETSQQVVTGEPAGEEAYVTYESHHEDEQDPVHETDRLAGAGAAVTGGAGGAVIAGAAAASGDSDEPETPETVTPVEPETVEEVEVVEEAEEAAEVAQVTVDSAVEALETTPVPDTTPAPAPAPTDDIDPAAGRIGRLRGRLSRSQNAIGQGVLGILSAGDLDEDAWEEIEDTLLMADLGTKVTMNVVDSLREKIAARGVASEDEARVLLREALIESCHPEMDRSIRAMPFEGKPAVILVVGVNGTGKTTTTGKLARVLVSMGHKVLLGAADTFRAAAADQLETWGRRVGAATVRGAEGADPASVAFDAVARGVEEQADVVLIDTAGRLHTATGLMDQLGKVKRVVEKKTAVDEVILVLDATVGQNGLTQARVFREVVDITGIALTKLDGTAKGGIVFQVQEELGVPVKLVGLGEGADDLAPFEVEGFVDALLG
- the smc gene encoding chromosome segregation protein SMC — translated: MHLKSLTLKGFKSFASATTLKFEPGICAVVGPNGSGKSNVVDALAWVMGEQGAKTLRGGKMQDVIFAGAGDRKPLGRAEVTLTIDNSDGALPIDYSEVSITRRMFRDGASEYEINGAKARLMDIQELLSDSGIGREMHVIVGQGRLAQILEARPEERRAFIEEAAGVLKHRRRKEKAQRKLVGMQANLDRLNDLTQELGRQLKPLARQAEAAQRAATVQATLRDARLRLAGDRVHRLRLEFDDADRRARLLAEQVDEVTGALEEAAAEQLALESQVEELAPQAEAAQQLWFTLSTLAERVSATSRIAAERAANAHVVAYTGQDPDALERRAEEAEAEYAGLNETVEIARERLESIRDEVFEREEARREAEAEHMAQVRALADRREGVVRLIAAEESLAGQVTAAEEEIARQTETLAETLARTTSARRDAEAAAEKIRALAGERGPLDDAHVRAASEAGAAEKRLDQLRDRQRERERAVYSLQSRIDTLRQNVPVADVDLGWPTLAGLLRTEQGRAVSAALGAHADALVGAVDEGVVEKLCRASRTVVFDESEGGEPWRLNADLPSGAGWLLDHIDADERVRVPLNRLLADVVLAADPAVARATVEADPRLRAVTPEGVLYGERWVQAGSGVVSPVEVGTQIAAAETELAEARVVLDELSGTLEGARIAADEARVDAAAKKAALRDHDQSLAAWERDLARLNRQYEANKSEHQRAAERATVADARLAGLRGQLNEARDRLARVEDDQATEEPSTLARDEASTALAQVKAMELEAILALRTAEERAEQASGRSVALRRQAAHERRAKASHDEAMRRRRHSAEVAAAVEKGALDVAARVAGATERAALERDGLVRRRAEVGSRLARAKDRVNATRVQLNRLTDNAHAGDIARTQARVRIDEAEAKIVEQLGLAVSDLLAEYTPGGDFDRAAEEQRLARAEKDLRALGKVNPLALEEFRALEERYEFLSTQLDDVVQARKDLTGVIEEVDARILQLFTDAWLDVEEQFPAVFATLFPGGEGRLVLTEPDDMLLTGIEVEARPPGKRVKRLSLLSGGEKSLTALAMLVAIFKARPSPFYVMDEVEAALDDVNLRRLIALFQELRKDSQLIVITHQKPTMDVANVLYGVTMRGDGVTRVISQRMQPAG